Genomic segment of Geminocystis herdmanii PCC 6308:
TGGGATACATTATTTAATAATTGTTGTTGATTTTCCCAACTTTCCCCTAATCTAATTAACATTTTTTCTAAACTTTCTGCTAATTTTTTTACCTCATTAGGGCTATGATTAAAATTAATTGAGACTTCTTTTAATTGATCTGCGGAGATATTTTCAGCAACATCACAAATTTTTTCTAAGGGTTTTAAGGAATAACAAATATAAGATGCGATCGAGATAATTAAAATAGTAATAGCGAGAATAGTAATAAAAGTTAAACTACTAATTAAATGAGTAAATAAAACCTGTTCATTAGTAATATTTTGAGCGATATATAAATAACCGATAAATTCCTGATTAATATTTAAAGGAATACCGCAAACTAACCAAGAATTATTATCAAAATTGACAACTTGAGGATTAGTATTAACTTGATTAATCTTAGTTAATTGGGGATAAAAATAAAAAGACTTAGCAACAATTTTATTATCTTGATTTTTAAACCAAAAAATATTTTTATGATCAGATAAATTATTAATTGTTTTTTCGATACCTACTTCCAAAGACACCATTTCGCTATAGAGTTGGACATCATGGGGAAAACGATTTGCCACATAATTAACCGTTTGTTTATGAGTTGCTATGAGTAAATTTTCCATTTTCCAATTCATCCACAAAGCGACTCCTCCTAATCCCAACCCCGATAATAAGGCTACTCCAAAAGTAAGACGAATTTTTAAAGAATTAAGACTATTTAATTTTGTATAAGATAAACGAGGTAAAATTTTAAATAACATTGAACTGTTAATAATAAGTCTCTTTTTTAATTAAATCTTACTAAGCTGATTTTTTGCTGAAAATAACCTAAGTATATTCAAGCACGACAATAATTTTTGGTACAAATGCGTAAATTCTAATAAAAAATGTTCTAAATTTTAAAAATAGTAGTATAATTAATTATCAATAGTTCATTATCAATTGCTTATGTTAGCTAGGGTTTGGAGTGCTACCGTTGTCGGCATTGATGCGGTAAAAGTTGGGGTAGAAGTGGACGTGTCGGGGGGATTACCTAAAGTTATTGTGGTAGGTTTACCTGATACTGCCGTACAGGAGTCGAGGGAAAGAGTCAAAGCCGCGCTGAAAAATTCGGGTTTTGCTTTCCCCGTCAGACAGATAACGGTGAATCTCTCTCCTGCGGATTTGCGCAAACAAGGACCAAGTTTTGATTTACCCATTAGTATCGGTATTCTAGCCGCTTCTGAACAAATTGATCCCACCTACCTCAATGATTATCTATTTTTGGGGGAGGTTTCTCTTGATGGTAGTTTAAGATCGATCGCAGGGGTGTTACCCATCGCCGTCACTGCCGAAAAATTGGGCTTTAGGGGGATTATTGTACCCAAAGACAACGCCCAAGAAGCCTCTGTAGTGGAAGGAATAAAGGTTTATGGATTGAGTAATATTAATGAGGTGGCAGAATTTTTACAAAATCCCTTCAGTTTTACCCCCACGATTTTTCAAGAAGAAGAAGAAACCGATAGTTTGCTCGATCGAGCCTATAATTTAAGGGATGTAAAAGGGCAAAATCACGGACGTAGAGCTCTAGAAATTGCGGCGGCAGGAGGACATAATTTGATTTTTGTTGGTCCTCCGGGGGCAGGTAAAACCATGTTGGCGAGACGATTATCGAGCATTTTACCTCCCTTAGATTTTCAAGAATCTTTACAAGTATCCCAGATTTATTCGGTGGCAGGATTACTCAAAAATAAAGGCTCATTAATACGAGAGCGCCCTTTTCGTAGTCCTCATCATTCCGCTAGTGGCGTGGCACTGGTGGGGGGAGGCTCATTTCCTCAACCCGGAGAAATTTCTTTGTCACATCAAGGTGTACTTTTTCTTGACGAGTTAACAGAATTCAAGCGTAGCGTATTAGAATTTCTTCGCCAACCCCTAGAAGACGGTTTCATCACCATTTCAAGAGCAAGACAATCGGTTCTTTTTCCAGCCCAGTTTACCTTGATAGCCTCTACCAACCCATGCCCCTGCGGTTATTTTGGGGATTCTATCCAACCTTGTACTTGTTCACCACGACAACGAGAACAATATTGGGCAAAATTATCAGGGCCTCTTCTCGATCGAATTGACTTACAAGTAGTAGTAAGCCGTCTCAAACCCGAAGAAATGACTACCCAAAAAACGGGAGAAAGTTCAGAGATGGTAAGGGAAAGGGTAAAAAAAGCTCGACACATAGCCCAAAATCGTTTTCAAGGGGATAACATTAGTTGTAATGCACAGATGCAAACTCGTCATTTAAGAGAATATTGTATATTAGATGATTCTAGTCGTAATTTGCTAGAAAGTGCCATCCGCAAATTAGGTTTATCCGCACGGGGTATGGATCGTATTCTAAAAGTATCACGCACGATCGCTGATTTAGCTGGAGATGAACATTTAAAGAGTCATCATTTAGCAGAAGCTATACAGTATCGTACCATCGATCGAATGCAATAAGTTAATTAATGAGAGATAAATGACTTTCACGGGTGATTTTTTCGATGGTTTCTAGGGAAAGTGAAGAATTATTTTCTAATTGATTTAACCACATTAGATATTCAATATTTCCCGCAGGTCCTGTGATGGGAGACCATGTTAAACTTTGATAGTACCATCCGAGACTCTGCGCTTGGGTTAATACTTGATGGATGGCAGAGGCTTGTAAACGAGAATCTCTGACTACTCCATTTTTGCCTACTTTATCTTTGCCGACTTCAAACTGCGGTTTAATTAATAAGATAATATCCCTTGGGGAGTCTAAAAGTTCCCATAATTTATCTAAAACTTTGGTAAGAGAGATAAATGATAAGTCCATTACCCCTAAATCGGCTTTTTCCTCGTTATTATAGAGTTTTTCGATCGATAGATGTCGAAAATTAGTCCTTTCCAATAGTATTACTCGATCGTCCTGTCGTAACTTCCATGCAACTTGTCCATAGCCTACATCCACCCCATAAACTTTAGTCGCCCCCCGTTGCAAAAGGCAATCCGTAAAACCTCCCGTAGAAATGCCCCCATCTAGGCAAATTCTCCCTTCGACGGTGATTTTAAACTCATCTAAGGCTTTGACTAATTTCTCTCCTCCCCTCGACACAAAAGGCGGTTCTTGTTCTACTTCGATCGTACTTTCAACATCGATTAATGTACCCGGTTTATCGATAATTTGTTGTTTTACCCTCACTTTTCCTGCACGAATCAATTTTTGGGCAGTCGATCGACTATCACATAATTGTTTATCTGTCAAGAGTACATCTATTCTTTCTTTGGGCATTATTTTTGATTTTAATCAAGATAAATATGTTTACGATGACCAACTTTAACTACTAAAATAATTAATTCATGATCCAAAATTTGACAAATTATACGATAATCGCCCACACGATAACGCCACAATCCTTGCATATTACCATGCAAACTTTTCCCGAATAAACGAGGGTTTTCTTGACTCGCTATTTGTTGTTTTAAATAGATAATAATTTTTTTTTGGACAGATGGATGTAGTTTTTTTAACTCTTTTTCTACCCGTGGATTAAATCTAATTTTCCAAACCAAGTCTTTTCTCCATTTCCTCAATCGTCACATAAGAATTAAGAGAATCTGATAAACGAATTTCAGCGTCTCTAATGTCTTCTAAATCCTCTAAATAACTAATGATAGCATCTTGTAATAATTCATCTTCTTTTTTGCCTAATTCATGGGCTAAGATTGATAAACGATTTTCAATATTTGGAGATAGACTAAGAGTTACCATAAGGACAAAATCGATCGTTATTTTCTACAACTAATAATATCTTTTATTTTAAACTATTAGAGATGTTTTATAGATCAGTACTTTTTTTCTTCGCTTCATTCATCACAAGGTGCAAAGGTATGTTATGCTGACGTGCGATCGAAACACAATCTTCATATTCAGGTTGAATATTAACTATATTTGAACCCTCTGTAGCTATTTTGACTCGAATTTCGCCATATTGGGTAGAAATCGTTTTAATTTCTCTAGTTAAGGCTTTCCTTTGTTGAATTTGACGACGAATGCCGATGGTGCTAGTCTCTTTAAAAATGAGAGTTTCACAGTCATTAATTTTCGACTGATGACAAATAACCGTTAACAAAACACCAAGGCGACTTTTTTTCATCATCACTGGTTGAGTAAACACATCCAGCGCCCCAATGTTTAGTAACTCATCCAACAAATAACCAAAAATTTGAGGGTTAGTATCATCAATTTGGGTTTCCAAAACGGCAATAGTTTCTAGGTTATCGATGGTTTCCCTTTCCCCTAACCACAGTCTCACAATATTCGGTATGGGTAAATCAAGATTACCAGCACCAAAGCCCATTTTCTTTAACTTCATGGTGGGGGGATTACCAAAATCCTCAGCTAAAGTAGTGACAATGGCGGCACCTGTGGGAGTAACTAATTCTTTCTCGATGCCGTTACTATATATGGGAATTTCCCTAGTTTGCCATAATTCCAATACGGCAGGAACAGGTACTGGTAAGATACCATGGGCGGCTTTGATTGTGCCTCCCCCTGTGGGCAAAGCCGAACAGTATAACTTTTGAATTTTAAGATACTCTAAACCTAAACAAGTACCGACAATATCCACGATGGCATCGGTGGCGCCAACTTCGTGAAAATGGACTTTTTCAGGGGGAATACCGTGTACTTTTCCTTCTGCTAGGGCAAGTTGTCGAAAAATTTTTAAGCTATTTTCTTTGACTTGGGGCGGTAAATTGCCGTTTTGGATAAGGTTTTCAATGGCTGGTAAATGACGATGGTGGTGATGATTAGTGTGGTGATTTAAGTCAACATGGATTTTTGTGGCGGTTTGTCCTTGTTTTTGTACTGTTTCCTGTCTTAAAGTATATTCTTCTTCAAAGTTGAGACTTTTTAAGCCATGATCAATATATTCTAAGGGTACATCGATCGAAACTAAAGCTCCTAATAACATATCTCCTGCGATACCTGTGGGACATTGTAAATAAGCGATGGTTTCCATTAAATTATTGTCGATCGAAAACTTAATTGCTTATCTATTTTACCTTTAAAGGTCGATCGATGTATTTTTCCTTTTTTATCGATAATTTTTGATATTATTTAAAAGTGGGCAAGTCATTTTATCGCCATTAACGGTTAGCAATTAGCTTTTTTAGATGAATAAATATATTGTTACTTTTTTTTCTCTGATTGTCTCCTCCAATTATTTTATCCCTAGTGTTTTCGCTCAATCTAAAATATATAACCCCATTCCTCTACAAGAAAATCAACCTATCATTGATACCCTCACTACTGATGATATTCCTACAGGAGACGGCGGTTTTGCCAGAGATTATATGATCAATTTAAACAAAGGTGATCAAATAGCTATCGATTTGATGTCCGATGATTTTGATACGGTAGTAATTTTAATGTCTGAAGATGGTGTTACGATCGCCGAAAATGATGATGCCCCCGATAGCGATAGTAACTCTCTTTTATTTACCCGTATTGCAGAAGATGGGCGTTATATCATTAGGGTGAGGGCATTTGGTGCGGTAGGTAGCGGTAATTTTACCCTTAAGTTAACTAAATTAAAACCAATTAATAATTAACAATTTTTACCTTCCCCTCCTTTGTCTAACTGATTATTCTCAAAATTATGCGCGCGGTTTTGAGGATATGTTCGAGTAAAATGTTGGTTAGGAGTAACAGCCAATTACCCCTAATCAAATTTATAGCTTAATGAGGATTTTACCATGAGTACAGTAACAGATAACAATTTAAGAGAGTTAAAGGATTTAATTAACTCTAAATTTGAGCAAGTCGATCGCAAATTCGAGCTAGTTAATGAAAAAATAGATTCTCGTTTTGAGCAAGTAGATAACAAGTTAAATGATATGAGAGTAGAAATAGCCTCAATTAAGGGTAATCAAGAAGGTTTTAGCAAAAGACTCGACAATCTTGAGTTTACTAATCGAGGTATTTTGATTAGCGTGGTTAGTGGATTATTAATCGCAACAATTACCCTGATAGTTAAATTTTTAGTTCCCCCCATAGGGTAAAACTTTCAAAAAGGCAATATTACAGCCTCTTTATAAATGATTCTCAGGTTCCGATAATAAATGTTTTCATATTTAATTCCCCCAATACTCTAATTCTCTAAAGATAAATTGTATAACCGTTTCTACCATTATTTTTGGTGGTGTATAAAGCCTTGTCTGCTTTTTTTAACAAAGCATCAATATCTGTACCGTGTTTCGGATAAATGGCTACTCCAATACTGGTAGAAGTCCTTATGGTTATATCATTACACAAAAAAGGAACTCGTATCGCCTGTACAATTCGATCGAGTATAATAATTAAATCATCTTGGGAAGTAATATCAGGCAATAAAGCCACAAATTCATCCCCTCCCCAACGGGCTAAACTATCAGCTTCCCTCAGAGAATGTTGTAATCTTTGAGCGAATTGTTTTAACAATAAATCTCCAATATCATGACCATAATTATCATTAATTTGCTTAAAATAGTCCACATCAAAAAACATCACAGCAATAACCATTTTTTTCCGTTTAGCACGGGCTAAACTTTTAGTACAAGAATGAATAAAAAAGTTTCTTTTATATAAACCTGTTAAACTGTCATGATAAGCCTGATATTTAAGTTTATTTTCTAATTTTTTTCGATCGCTAATATCCCTGAAAACAGAACAATAAACTAATTTATTTTGATAGGTAATTACACTAACACTTAACTCAACTTCTAAAGGTTTATCATTTTTTACTTTTAACTTTAATTCCTGTCTAAAACTAATTTTAGTAATTTTTAATCTCTCTAAATTTTCTCTAAATTCTTCTGGTTTATCTCCAATAAAAGATTCAATATTTTCATGAATTAACTCTTTTAAAGAATATTTTAATATCTTATTAGCAAACGCATTAACTTCAATAATTAAAAAATCTTCGGCGGTAAATAAAATAATTCCTTCAGATATTTGCTCAATAACGGCTCGATATTTTGCTTCACTATCCTTTAATCTAGCTTCAATTTCTTTCCTTTCAGTAAAATCAAATATATAACTTCTGATCAGTTTTAGCTCAGGTAAATAATGAATATATTGTTCAAAAACTTTGTTATAACAGTGTAATTCTCTGACAAATAAGTTACCATGAATTTTTTGTTCAGCTTTTAAAAGATTCGATAACACAGGATGACTCATTTTTTCTTCCGCTAAATTAGGAAATAAAAAATTAGCCGCTTGATTATAATAAGTCAATTTTCCCTGTAAATTAATCTCAATTATCGGATAAGGACTTAATTCTGCAAAAGAACTAAGTTTCGATATATAATTAGCTATATTTTCCTTCTCTAAATTTGGATCATTTTCAAAATGAAAAGTTTGATGATCTAAGGTTTTTTTAGCATAACTATCTAAATCTTTATCTATTAAAATTTCCTCAGGATTTTCTGACTTATTAATAATGTTAAAAATATCTTTTATTTGAGAGTTTTTATCAATAACAAAAAAACGAGCTTTTGCTTGTTTACTAAATTGTATTAAATCTCCATGTTCTAAATATTTATTTTGATACTGTTTATTATTAATAATTAAGCCGTTAGTACTTTTTTTGCCTGATAAACTACCATCAACAATTTTATAAAAAAATAAGTTTTCTTCTTGATTATATTCTTTAATTATTGTCGCATGATCTCTCGACACAGCTTGATCATGAAAAATTATTTCGACATCATGACGACGCCCCATTTCATACATTTCATCGGTTAAATAAATCAGACGTTTATCATTACCATCCTCGATAATTAGCAAATATAAATATTGTCCTTCTTCCCTATTTTCATCAGTTAATTTCTGTTGATGATCTAATAAGGTGTCTCGAAGATTAGATGTAAAATCGTCATTTTGATTATTCACACTCTCATTAAAGTTATCTTCATTTATAGGATTATTTATTATAACAATGTTCTTCTTTAAATGGCTAGAGATAAAGAGTTAAAATCCTTCCTACAAACAAATGTAAATATCTTTTCTTAAAAAGTCTAATATTTAAGCAAAAATACTTAAGTAAAAAAATAATAATTTGAATATCATTCTAATCAATTATTTTGAGATAATTTTAAAACGATTTATAATAATTGGTGGGCATTGCCCACCCCACAACTACTATTTAACAACGTTCTAAAATAAAAATATTACCTTGATTTCCTCTTGCTATTCTTAATGTTTCATCTAAGTAGGTAATTTCTAGCCATCCTAAAGAATTATTGTTACCTAAAATTCGATCGCCCCAATTAAAATTAAAATCAAAGGGAGGAAAATATTTTCCTGTTTCCATTTTTTTGATTAAATCTTTCGGGGAAAGATACCCTAATAACTTTTGTAATCCCACGATCGATCTTTGAAACTTTACATTCACTCTTTTGGGGGAGACAGTCTCAAAATTGGCACTAACACTAACTAAACCATCTAAAAACGGTAAACCAATAATTTCTGCAATGTTATAAATTTTAGTTGCATCTGT
This window contains:
- a CDS encoding PAP/fibrillin family protein, which translates into the protein MSLKTELLQVIAGKNRGLSVTETEKVNILTAVEKLEDHNPNHNPLNCPQLLNGDWRLLYTTSKSILGLDNIPLVHLGEIYQCIRTDATKIYNIAEIIGLPFLDGLVSVSANFETVSPKRVNVKFQRSIVGLQKLLGYLSPKDLIKKMETGKYFPPFDFNFNWGDRILGNNNSLGWLEITYLDETLRIARGNQGNIFILERC
- the relB gene encoding type II toxin-antitoxin system RelB family antitoxin, giving the protein MVTLSLSPNIENRLSILAHELGKKEDELLQDAIISYLEDLEDIRDAEIRLSDSLNSYVTIEEMEKRLGLEN
- the larC gene encoding nickel pincer cofactor biosynthesis protein LarC; the protein is METIAYLQCPTGIAGDMLLGALVSIDVPLEYIDHGLKSLNFEEEYTLRQETVQKQGQTATKIHVDLNHHTNHHHHRHLPAIENLIQNGNLPPQVKENSLKIFRQLALAEGKVHGIPPEKVHFHEVGATDAIVDIVGTCLGLEYLKIQKLYCSALPTGGGTIKAAHGILPVPVPAVLELWQTREIPIYSNGIEKELVTPTGAAIVTTLAEDFGNPPTMKLKKMGFGAGNLDLPIPNIVRLWLGERETIDNLETIAVLETQIDDTNPQIFGYLLDELLNIGALDVFTQPVMMKKSRLGVLLTVICHQSKINDCETLIFKETSTIGIRRQIQQRKALTREIKTISTQYGEIRVKIATEGSNIVNIQPEYEDCVSIARQHNIPLHLVMNEAKKKSTDL
- a CDS encoding HAMP domain-containing sensor histidine kinase: MLFKILPRLSYTKLNSLNSLKIRLTFGVALLSGLGLGGVALWMNWKMENLLIATHKQTVNYVANRFPHDVQLYSEMVSLEVGIEKTINNLSDHKNIFWFKNQDNKIVAKSFYFYPQLTKINQVNTNPQVVNFDNNSWLVCGIPLNINQEFIGYLYIAQNITNEQVLFTHLISSLTFITILAITILIISIASYICYSLKPLEKICDVAENISADQLKEVSINFNHSPNEVKKLAESLEKMLIRLGESWENQQQLLNNVSHELRTPLTIVSGYLQSTLRRGDNLTSVQKEALSVAVSEADRTVQLLEDLLDLARADNGNIQLKIELIIVNDLMREIIAIVEQYQQIKINLIEENCAIKIKVDRNRFKQICLNLIDNAIKYSPDHKEIAIKLTMNNSAIIQIIDRGIGIPLPLQTKIFERFYRVDEARNRDTGGTGLGLAIVKTLVNTMNGKISVISQVEKGSIFTLTFPLID
- a CDS encoding TlyA family RNA methyltransferase yields the protein MPKERIDVLLTDKQLCDSRSTAQKLIRAGKVRVKQQIIDKPGTLIDVESTIEVEQEPPFVSRGGEKLVKALDEFKITVEGRICLDGGISTGGFTDCLLQRGATKVYGVDVGYGQVAWKLRQDDRVILLERTNFRHLSIEKLYNNEEKADLGVMDLSFISLTKVLDKLWELLDSPRDIILLIKPQFEVGKDKVGKNGVVRDSRLQASAIHQVLTQAQSLGWYYQSLTWSPITGPAGNIEYLMWLNQLENNSSLSLETIEKITRESHLSLIN
- a CDS encoding YifB family Mg chelatase-like AAA ATPase, with protein sequence MLARVWSATVVGIDAVKVGVEVDVSGGLPKVIVVGLPDTAVQESRERVKAALKNSGFAFPVRQITVNLSPADLRKQGPSFDLPISIGILAASEQIDPTYLNDYLFLGEVSLDGSLRSIAGVLPIAVTAEKLGFRGIIVPKDNAQEASVVEGIKVYGLSNINEVAEFLQNPFSFTPTIFQEEEETDSLLDRAYNLRDVKGQNHGRRALEIAAAGGHNLIFVGPPGAGKTMLARRLSSILPPLDFQESLQVSQIYSVAGLLKNKGSLIRERPFRSPHHSASGVALVGGGSFPQPGEISLSHQGVLFLDELTEFKRSVLEFLRQPLEDGFITISRARQSVLFPAQFTLIASTNPCPCGYFGDSIQPCTCSPRQREQYWAKLSGPLLDRIDLQVVVSRLKPEEMTTQKTGESSEMVRERVKKARHIAQNRFQGDNISCNAQMQTRHLREYCILDDSSRNLLESAIRKLGLSARGMDRILKVSRTIADLAGDEHLKSHHLAEAIQYRTIDRMQ
- a CDS encoding PPC domain-containing protein; translation: MNKYIVTFFSLIVSSNYFIPSVFAQSKIYNPIPLQENQPIIDTLTTDDIPTGDGGFARDYMINLNKGDQIAIDLMSDDFDTVVILMSEDGVTIAENDDAPDSDSNSLLFTRIAEDGRYIIRVRAFGAVGSGNFTLKLTKLKPINN
- a CDS encoding diguanylate cyclase domain-containing protein; its protein translation is MNNQNDDFTSNLRDTLLDHQQKLTDENREEGQYLYLLIIEDGNDKRLIYLTDEMYEMGRRHDVEIIFHDQAVSRDHATIIKEYNQEENLFFYKIVDGSLSGKKSTNGLIINNKQYQNKYLEHGDLIQFSKQAKARFFVIDKNSQIKDIFNIINKSENPEEILIDKDLDSYAKKTLDHQTFHFENDPNLEKENIANYISKLSSFAELSPYPIIEINLQGKLTYYNQAANFLFPNLAEEKMSHPVLSNLLKAEQKIHGNLFVRELHCYNKVFEQYIHYLPELKLIRSYIFDFTERKEIEARLKDSEAKYRAVIEQISEGIILFTAEDFLIIEVNAFANKILKYSLKELIHENIESFIGDKPEEFRENLERLKITKISFRQELKLKVKNDKPLEVELSVSVITYQNKLVYCSVFRDISDRKKLENKLKYQAYHDSLTGLYKRNFFIHSCTKSLARAKRKKMVIAVMFFDVDYFKQINDNYGHDIGDLLLKQFAQRLQHSLREADSLARWGGDEFVALLPDITSQDDLIIILDRIVQAIRVPFLCNDITIRTSTSIGVAIYPKHGTDIDALLKKADKALYTTKNNGRNGYTIYL
- a CDS encoding type II toxin-antitoxin system RelE family toxin, which produces MVWKIRFNPRVEKELKKLHPSVQKKIIIYLKQQIASQENPRLFGKSLHGNMQGLWRYRVGDYRIICQILDHELIILVVKVGHRKHIYLD